The sequence ctaatacttagCTAAAACGTCAAAACTTACCTGGTGCTGCTTTAACTACTATGTTTTTGTTATAGATTGTAGTTTGCTGTTATGCTACGCTCTTTTCTTCACAATGCAAACGTTGAAATTCAAAgtaaaattccttgtttgtgcctACAAACTTGGGAAACAAAGTTCTGATTCTGAAGTGCTGTACGCATGTGTATAAATCTGCGATCACTATATGATCCTTTTACATCGTCTCTTCTCTATACAATGGTACCTTGACTTAACGCGTGCCTCAACTAACGATTGTTTTGAGATACGAGCTGTCTCtcatgatttcttttttgtatcgAGTTGGGAGCTACAATTTAGCTTACAAGCCAGCTTCAGACATCCCACCAGTAGGGGGCGCAAAGAAAACCACAGTAAATGCTTCAACAAAGGAGCCAGAAAACAGACGCAGCCGCACACCGCAAATTTGCAGTGAATAGCTGATGCAGAGGAGGCGTTGCTTGCTACAAGAGAGATAAATGAAATGTTGAGAATGTAGGGGAAACTTTCCGACTATATTCCAAAGGAAAAAAGGGCCAGAAAACATTGCAACTGAGAGTTCATATTAATGCTTATTGTAGGCATGAACCTAGATTGGCCTCTACATGTACTATAGTCGCCAATCTACCGATTATGTATATGCTGCTTTTACATGAATGGAATAAAAAGTATCGTTGTCACGGTTAGAGATTCAGATGTACAAGCTTTAGCTTTTCCTACGTAGACTTACTTTGTAGACAATTAACTAAAGTATATTGTTTACACCCTGCTGTTAACTGCAGCCTGTTTTTGTATATAGTCAGTTGCTGTTTTTATGCACAATTATTCATTCACATCTTGTATACTTTCAAAGttgcacatttaatttaatctcaatTTGCCATTTTTGAtaactgtaaagcattttgTCTTCTCTTGTAAACTGTTCCCTTACTTTACTATTGCACAATAAAGgattaatctatttttaaacGCTATTCCACTGACAAACATCATACAATCTGTTAAATTAGTTTGTGCAGCTGCCAAATTGGACTTTTAGACAGATAGTGACAGAAAGGGAGCATGTGCAATCAGAAGACTTACCTTGTTATTATCTGGTACGGGAAAGTACAGATGAAGTGCTTCTTTTGCTTTATCAAACCTTTTGTTCTTTATGAAAAGCCCAATGAtctaaagacaacaaaaaatggttagataaacaaaatctttttgttttcatgatacactctttcttcatatttttaatttagaaaacaagcatgggtctgaggatctcatctctgtacctaatggcagtcagactacctctggcgaGCTCATGGAGGGCTGTGCAGCCCCCCAAAGAAATACCACCCTACACCATTACTGACTCACAGCCAAaccggtcatgctggaggatgttgcaggcagcagaacgttctcctcTGCGTCTCCAGGCTCTGTCAcatctgtcacatgtgctcagtatgaaacctgctttcatctgtgaagaggaCAGGGCGCCAGTGGCAaatttgccaatcttggtgttctctggcaaatgccaaacgTCCAGCACAGAGTTGGGCTGTAGGCATAACCCCCACCTGGGGACATCaggccctcataccaccctcatggagtctgtttctgaccaattgagcagacacatgcacatctgtggcctgctggagATCATTTTGCAGGCCTTTGGCAgagctcctcctgttcctccttgcacaaaggcggaggtagcggtcctgctgcagaagCCACTagttgtctattccatttgtACAACAGTATGTACAATTGTCAATTGTCTTAAGTTGACGGTTTGATTCCATAGAAGTGTGATTGAGTTGGAGTTACATTGAGTTGTTTAactgttccctttattttttttgagcagtgcaCTAACTGTATAGGGAACAAATATATAAACACTCACCATCTCTTTAACTAATGTGGTCGCATGGTCAAAATCCTTTTGGGGAACTTGGACACATGTCCTCAGACTTTCCAGCAAGTTTAGGGCCAATTCCAGGGGGCTTTTCGACCCATCTGGGTCAAACTCCATATCTGAGGAACAGAATTTACAAGAAGTGAAAGGCTTATTCATTATAAAATTAGGATAATTGCTTAACCACGGCTCAGAGGGAATTATCAACTCATGTTCCAGTACTTAAAAGCCTTTTAGCAGTGCACAGAACCAACCAAACCTACACAAAACGGGAAGAGTATCATAAGTGTTTCTTCACATTTCACTTAAACGTACGTAATTGTGTTAGGAACATAGGGAAATGAACCCACCAAGTTTTTCGCCTTCATAAATGCGTGACAGGAACTGCAACAACCTGATCTTTATGGGGAAGCCATCGACGGATTCTAATGGACGTCGGAGGAGAGCTATggagaaagataaaaaataaatgaataaaaacaacaactctgtaATCCACATCCACCATTGATTCTTTGCTTTCCTTTAGGATTTTTCCTATTAGTTTAAGGTAAATCAGGTGCAAAATAGGAAACAGTCATTACTGTCACATTTACTAGGGTAAAACTCAGAGCAGGAGATTTGCCATAATGATAGCTCTGTAAGTGTGATTTATTACACACTTACACAGCTAGGGATGCACAATAATTGATATCAGTATATATCACAAcataactttattcaataaaggtgatacatttcagatatttcaatatacatttCAGCAAGGGTGTCCAAACGTTTCATCACATGGGTCTAAATGGTCAAGACCAAAGTACTGAAGGGccaaacaataaatacaattgaaaaaaaacaacaaccaaaactaccaaaaaattatattatgaacttttttttaaaacctgctccacaaaatacgaacatgcaatatttttaattatcaaatttgtttgactttttttttcctaggaAGGGGATGTATCAATCACTGCAGATCCAAAACTCCAAAAAGGTTTTGCACAATAGTCATATTAAAAAGTAGAGGTTGACCGACCGGCATTATTGGCCAATATTTGCGTATTTGACTCGCATTGGTATCGGCCAACAGGTGCATGCGTTGTCCGATCCATTAGCGCATTCAGCCTCCATGCTTTGACATCACGTGACGCGCATACGTTGCCGCCACCTCCTTGGCAGAGAGCGGCTGCTAAAGTTGTAAGACTGATGGCCAACAATAACAAGAGTaagtttaaaacctttattgcCTTTCTATTGCTGTATTTGCCCTTTAAATGTCTGCCTCTGTGAGCGGGAGGGGACAGCTCTGTTTCACTGATGGAGCAGCCTAGCGATGCAGAGTTTTTACTTTAACTTTCACTCACCTGAACTAGCGTGTCAACGTTGGTTTTTAAATGGTGGTTGAGCCACTTAGtcggtaaaaaaaacaaaaaaaaaaactcctttctCACTGTCTAAAAACCCGTGCGTGCGTCTTCCTCTCGGAGTACATCTTTGATAGCTTCCTTCAGGCCAGTTAGAGCATCATAGATTGGATAATAAAacatggtaatttttttttaagtagaaagaaaaatatgtttaacatATAAATCAAAACAGAAGATTTGCTCAGGAAGGTAATTTGCGTTGATGACCTGGTGTAGAAAATTAAGATTAAGacaattaagattttttttattgttatattttaaatcttCTACATTGTTTGCTATccattattaatgttttgtgttttttaaaagagctttGTGCAAGTTAgaagccccccctccccctttctTTCTCATACATGTCTGACAAGTAAAATTAGTTTTACTCCATTTACAGCAGTTGCCTCTAcagtgtccaaactttttggtacatgggccaaaattgtcaagtgaAAGGAACTCGAGGCCCAAAATTTAACACTTTTctttaaacctaaaaaaaaaaaaatgttaatattttacgtgctctccaaaatatgataattttaaataaataagtaatttttttgtaggaaatggATGTGTAAATGATTGTAGatccaaaaaaaagggggttttACTCATTTGTTTTCATCCGCTTTGCAAATtagtttgaataatttaatttgactctgaCAATAAGAAACTTTACTGtatttggtctagcaatataagaactgTATTTGGGTCAGCTGtgtttgaaaacacttgctgtaattagccaattttaataactgaatttaaagcagattttaatgcaccacagtctgcatttaagtaactaaatgtcattggatagatgttactattaaattaaagagaatgtcaaaactGTAACAACAACAAATCAACAACGTAAAGTAATTTTCCATACTCAGTTCATCTCTTACAGTCAAAAAGTTAGTTTTATTAACCCAATataaaacagcagcaggagattcctcagagatttttttttttttagctttgttctGGGCTTAATAAACGTCAACAGTACCAAATGGTAATCAGAAAAAATATACGATATCCAGCAACATGTTCTATCTGAAATAAGGATAGGGACTGCAGAAGAGGAGGCAACCTCAGCTCATGGAAATATGCCCCTAAAACTTTACAGACCAGTGTCTATGGCATTTTGTATGTTTGTGGATAGTTTAGTACAATTATTGTAAGTACACTTGGAATTCCACTTATGTAATTTGTAACTACAGTATAATATATTGCTGAAAtgtgtatttctgcaaaaaTAAACTGCCACTAATATAAAACTTGAACTCTAAATGATCCAGAAAACGGATTAGGTTAGTGCAACAACTGATGTTTAATATTTAAGAcaggtataataataataataataataataataataataataataataataataataataataataataataataataataataaaaactcctGAATGGAAACTAAATCCCAATTCTTTTCCTAGCCTACCTAGCaatacaacttaaaaaaaattaaacacttgCTGCAAAACAGTGATGCtgttaatatattattattgttaatataaacattttactaAATACAGGTTAGTCTGACTATCGCTGTGCTACATAGAGAGTGATTTTCAAGGTTAGGTACACGATTGCAATTTGTTTTGGCCTAATTTCTTCCGATTGAAAACATGCAACAGGGGTGGCTGACTTCCTGTTGTCAGCAGCTGTTTGTTTATACCCGTTTTCTCGTTGATTTGGAGCAGAAGATAGATGACAGGCCAGGTGCATGATTCAAATCTTCTTTCAGCTCTTTTGCCTACAGTATCCCGTAGAAGAGAGTTCACTcctatttaaatgtttgatatCTTCCTTGGACAACGCTGAAGACGTGACTCTTCGATTGGAGTAGCCGGTGCACAACTTGTTAACAGTGTACATGTGCTGTTCCGTCAAAACAACTTGGCACGGTAATTAAGCTGGCAACAAAACTCAGTACACCCCTAAGGGAAAATGTCCCAACTGTGTGCAAGGTGTCAATGCTTTGTGCGGCCACCGTTAGTTTCCAGCGTCGCCTCAACTCTCATGGGCATTGGATTCACAGGTTTAAGTCCGCGacgcattaaaaaaaaggagtccTAAATGACTAAGCTTAATAAAACATCCCCAGTGAATGCTTGTTAAgagtaaaacagacaaaacatctAGTTATTTCAATGTGCAGACGCCCGAAGTTACTACAAACAGACATGAGAAGCTAGCAGAGTTTAAGCTAGTTTAGATAACTTGGTACCTACCGTCCAACAACTCTCGAATTGCACAAAAGTCATCACGCTGGTGGTTTCTGAAGAACTCCACTGccagagaaaaataataatccacAAGCCAGCGGTTAACGACTTTCTCGATTGCACCTTGATTGATGTTTCTGCTTCCTTTAGCGGCCATGTTTGAGCGCTccatcctcttcttcttctttttcctttaaCGGAAGTTGGTTGGTAAAGAGCTCTCAGGCGCTCTACCGCCTCCCCCGGGCGAGATGTGAACTGCTgcgaataaaaacattttttttactgtaaagatTTTACAGTgaacaatacaaatataaaaataaataaaaaagatataaCTCTTCAATTCGTGAAGACTATAAAACTAATGGATGTCATGTAGATCGAagcttttacttacttttattttattgcattccCAAACAAAGCTAGTTCCTTAGTCTGCAAAGATATCTGAATACCAAGACAGTATTTAACTCACCATGTTGTATCTGCATTGAGTTTTCTGTTTAGAAATAAACCAGTGGGGGTGACAATTAATTAAACTTCTTTCACAAggtattattttattcaattttattatgGAAAAGAATGACATTAAGAATGACAAAAATTGGacacagtttaaataaaaacaaaactcaacaTTCAGTTTATATATTGTTAATAGTTACCTTTATACTTTGTTAATAAAGCTGAAGAAAATTTGTTCTAGACGAAATATTCCCCCTAGAGAGAAAGCCCAGTCTCCCATAACTGGTTATGGTGGAATTTATtataaatatgtattaaaaCATCCATCCTGTTACTGTacatcgcaaaaaaaaaaacttaaactttCTTAACCTGCAACTTTCTGTTGAAAAACAGCTTTGAGGGGATAGTGTTGTACCGGTATCACTGCATTACGTCCAACAAGCATCTCATCACAGTGACTGAAGTCACACACAAAGATCAGTTTAAGCCTTTCTGGggggaaaacaaaacatcagacaAAATTATCCGAGCATTATTAACTCCATAATTTGTTAACAGGTTAATTTTAAATTAGCCTCAATACCATTCCCTCCACAGTCTTTTATTTTCACTAATTGAATTAGTCACATGGTATCTTTCTGCAATGCTTGACTAGCAACCTATTTGTGCATCCATCACATAATACAGCATACTTCCTGATTTCTGTCAAATCTTTAACAATCCATCCTTCAGTGACTCATGTAAATAGGGTTAATTTTTTGCTTGTTATTAAAGGTTCTATATCATGCTTTTTTAAGCCTTCCGAAGTCAACTATAGGCATAtatatgatgaaatattgcTTTTGGCACTACGGAATAttcatttgttatgaaatattagttgttttGTGGTGCTAGTTTTCCAACTCGGAAGAAAGATGCTTGCCCTCACTGTGATACCACCTCTCCCCATGTGGGGGTCGCCCTACAGGCAGCGCAGCACGGTATCAAATAAGAGCAGTGGCTGTCGCTGCGCAGactaggtgctaaaagagccacttcgtCTCTACGTTGAGCAGAAATTATCTGCCTCACCGCACATTGATGTTATTTACTGAGCAGGGGCGGCATGGTCAAGGTAGGTACTTAATACAGGGGGCTGATAATGACCGCTCTATGTAGGCCGGTTATGGCCACTCGTTTTCCAGGACAGGGAAGGATTAGTCAGACATGCATGAATCCAGCAAAACTCCACTTTGGACATGATTATGCTGAAAGAATAGCATCATAACATAGTTATAAGCTCAAAAAAGTTGGCTTCGCATGATATAGGCCCTTTAAACATGCTGTTTGAACAGTTCTGAATATAAACAAGTATACCAGCGTCATCCTTTGATCTGtcaacagtttatttaaaatctctCTCTGCAGACCAGCCAAACAAATGGAGAACTGAGAGGCCAGCATTAGGAAAGTCCCCTGATATCACTGTGCGCTCAGTGCTCTGTCCCCTGATCCTATATAGTAGGTAGGTTTTACATTCTTAGGACAGCgttttttctaaaaacaaaacataaaaaaggaaagtcctcACATCCTTTGAGGTTTTAATTATATGCAATGTAAACAGCTGAGATTTTCCTCTCCCGACCACCACAGACGAGAACAGCAGTATATCGTTCAACAACTAAGAACATGACTTAAAAGGCTTCATTTGACAATACTTGAGCACTACCAGCATCTTGGACAAtacttaactttaaattcagGAGGCATCAGTCTCAAATGCTTCCAGACTGACCACTTCTGTCGAGGGGGAGAATCAAAGGTGGGCGTCTTCATAAATAGATCATTTCAACAGCTTAAGTGCTCTGGTACAACACCTGAAAGGTACCACCCCCTGCCCCGCTGACACATATTGCTGAGGTTAGACTTTTGGACAAATTAAAAAGTCTTGCAAGCATCTATGGAGCTTCCTAAAACCTGGTTCAGTATTAAAGCTTGAATAATGAAACTAATTCTGGTCTTTTGGgacatcacaaaaacaaaaaaaaaggcatggcTTTGTGGTTCAATGTTGTGCTAGTGTTCTAATGTCCTTGCTAACAAGATGTCGCACCACACAGTTGCCAAGCAGCATGCAAACCAACCATGTCTCAGACTTGGCTTCATATTGAGCAGCTTGTGTTTCAGTGTTtgaatgcaatgcaatgcaatctCATGATCACGTTCTTGGAGATTCCTACTAGTTACAGAGGTGTCCTCATGTTGAGAGcacgaagaaaaaaaacactaaaagtaaacaattcGGACCAAGTAACATTCGATCCACGGCCTGCAAAAACGTTGCGACGAAACCACCGGGAGGCATTTCAGTGAtctgactttttgttttgtagaaaCGCTCCAGAGATGTCAAGCAGCACGCAGGCAGGGGTGAGTGGCGGCAAATCCACGGGCACAGAAATCGACTTTATCAGGACAGCAGTAGTCATTTCCATCAAGCAGTCCTAGGTAGCTGTTGAGGAGTGGTCATGGTGATAAGGCTTCAGCACTCAaaaatggaataatattttttacaggCTCatgtaaccaaaaaaaaaaaaaaaaaaatcagctcaaAGAGAGAAATTACAAGACGAAGAGGACGAACTCAAGAGAAAAGCCATTTGGTCCTCTTGACTAAGGCTTGTGTTCACAATGGTCTGTTTCGCTGACAGATGGCCAGTTCCAGGCAGACTGATTGGTCTGTTGTACATGCACGTCAGAGCGCATAGTTCATTCACGCAGTTTAATCGCCGATGTTCCCCATGCTCCACACACGGAGCTGTCTTAACGAAGGTAGTGCATATCCTGGACTGTGATTCCCACGCCCCGGTCCAGATGAGCACTGAGCATTTCTCCTCTTGATATTCCTTCGTCTGGTTTTCAGAGACAATGGATGATACGCTGTTCACATCGCCCATGACAAAGAACACACCGCCTGAATCCCATATGTTCATCTCCAACATGACTTAGAATATCAGGAACAAAAGTCTCGCTTGTTTTCCGCGGTACGTGCTTTTCCAAAAACCCatacaaacaaatcaaaatgctgcCCCATAGTAAGAACAAACAGCCCGATTATTGAGAACACAAGTgcagaacaacacaaaatagtgttGGATGTTAAACGGCCAGTGGGAGGGAGAGTCATGATGCCCTGGGGTCCCACTGTAGCAGCCTGTGCATCGCCCTGCAGTCTTAGTCGTCACAAGGCGGGCAAATAAGAAATCCTGCTTTAGACACAGCTGACGTGTGGGTGATCTCCATCGTTCGGTCCAGGTCGTCAGACGGAGAACTCTGAGCCGGCACGGCGGCCCTGGGTCACCACCAACAGACGCCGCAGACGCAGGCCCGTGAACGGGTTGCACCACAGAAGAGACGGCGGACCCCCAAAAACGGATTTCATTCCATCCCATCTCATGTGACGCTCCCATGTCGGCTTCTCATTTTTAAGACGCTCGATCTCCTGGAAGACATTTAAATCAGTTCAGTAAAAGTACAAtggcagctttttaaaaaacgaTCTCATTGAACTTGACCTTGACCTAGTGACCAGACGTTAGAACGTAGCAGCTGTAAGTCtagtttttatttccttttgttcCTCTTTTTCATGTGtctattattttttgtgtgtgtgtgtcctgtctggcaatgtggcattacGAATtgttaatgccaaaaagagcgcAAGTGGAGCcatactgcttttgccatagtgatCCGCTTGAATTAACCCCTTTATTTATTGCTCTATTGTCCCACACCTCACTAGACAGGCACATGTAAAACAACACCAGACAATGACTGAGAGCTGATTGGCTATTAATTCCTGATAATGAGGTGGTGTCTCTATTTAGTTATTTTGATCAATTACAAGGTTAGATCATAATTGCCTTTGGGACTTAATATTTTGTCATAGCTAAACATCACATACTGTTTTACAACAATGTGCAAAACATACTAATATTCTGTCTGGCCTTCTGGCTTTATGCGCAGTGTCCGCCCATGATGGGAATCGCGCATCCAAACAAAGAGCATTAAAAGGTGATGGAGTTGCATGGATACTGACCGTCTCATCGTTGCAGATAGAGTGAATCTGAGTGCCAAACATCACAGCTGTAAAAGTGAGGAAGAGGATGGCCTCAAGACAGAGGAAGATCAGCAGCAGAACCGACACCCCTGGTGAGAAGTTACTGCACTctgaaaaggacaaaaaaaaaggcaaatcagAGGTTTCAACAGAATGGGAAACACATCTTTTAGAAGTGCTATGCCTAAAAAAAGGTTCAATTGCatgtttttgttgcattttaaacagtaaaaatcaTACAAATCTGAATATTAAGAAGAAATACACCCTTCTCATTTTCAGTCCAATAAGGCAGTGGGAGCAGATAATTTGTATTTAGCTATAGAAAAACTCATGCAGCCTGTCGGCTACAGCCCACAAATGCAAGGAAAGCATTTCCTTTGTAGTCAATTCTGCAAATTACAAGAAAGGTGTAATTTCAATTAATTAATTCTATGTTAATGTTCTGATTTGTTCCTGCAGACCACAGCAAAGCAAAACGAGCAACGAGAGCTCTCTGGTGATTGAGAGGAAACGTTCCAATGATCTCTGAACACAAGCAGACAATAGAATGGAAGGACTCACTTGTTCCCCCTGTTCTCTAATGTCTGCATCCCAACCGGAGTGTTTAGAGCTACAGTTCtaaatttcaacattttcttcacattttaaacagtttttaaaggcAAAATTCCCCTCCAGTAAATGAAGCAAGGACTTACCGTTCCACTGCACCTTAATACATGTGAAGAAATGCATTCCACTTAGACCCAGAGCATGGGCTGAAATCAAGGCTATGTACATCTGTGGAGAAAATAATGTAAACATAAGGCAAATAAAGATTGTTACATGGAAGAACATAATCTATTTAAGGTCCATCCGTTTAGCTTACTTCCAATAATGGAGACATGTTCTGCTTTTATGTGGGCAGTCAGACTGTATAGCGCCTCGACTTCTATTTGATCTAaacaccaattaacctaaaGTTCCTCTTTTATAGCTTTCCCTTCTTTCAATGAAAGTGTCAAACAAATGCAAACATTAGATTTTAATGGTATGCTCGGCCATTTATAGCGGCTTTAGCTCTCTGTCTTCCCAACAATCCAGTCAGCATATGCAGTCATGAAAAAAGTGCTGATCCTATCAAGGGAGTCCCAGATGGCCCTGAGTGCACATTTAATGCAGGCCTGTTCCTGCTGTCCGCCGGCTCAGCCGACGAGAGGGAGAGTTTTCCTCCACAAATTAAGAACAGCAAAACTGTTAATGTCACCAGCTGCAAACGATTTAAAACAGCCTATTCATatctaaaaattaaattacagaaaaACGAGTCATGCCTGCTTTGCTACGGCCGCTCTAATGTTTCAAAAGATCAGGAAATTTCTGCCActcccttccttctttccttccttccttccttccttgccaACGTCCGAGTACTTACAGTAAAAAGAACGAAGAATCTCTGATTCTTTTCTCCCACACAGTTATTGACCCAGGGACAGTGATGATCCATCTTCCGAATGCATCGTTTACAAATACTGCAAGGAGAAGCGATGGGTTAATTAGTGACAGCATGAATGGATTCATAAACAGCTTCTGGACATATCTTCACGCAATCCGACTGAAGTACGTTTCGAATTTATGAGTGTAGAAGGTAAATTAGCTTcggcatagtttttttttctctgtgtttatcTGGGTTGAACAATCACAGCTTCGAGATAGGAGAGATTTTGAATGTGAGTTTAAAATGATCCGTTTCTCGCCGCTTTGTAACGGCAAAAAGCACTGCTGCAGCCGAAACCTCGTTTTAGGGGCACCGTATTCACGACGCACAACTACACTGATAAAGTGTTGCAATTTGAGTCCTCTAAAACACAAGTGGTCTGTCTTTAATCATTCATACTTAAAGACATCACTTTAGAAAATAGACTGAAGTGGCCATACGCACTAACCTGCAGTGGTGTGCTCTTTCAGGTTTGATGCTGCAACACTTTGGGCACTTGTAGATGACTTCACCAGGCTTCAGCTGCAGGCTCTCCATGTACTCCTTCGTTGCATTGCCCTTAGGGACTGCACCCTAAAGCGTGGCAGAGGCAGGAAAACAACTGTCATCGGTTATAAAGACCCACACGTTTGATGTTCGTTAAGATTTGGGGGAATCAAGTTCAGTGCCGTTTCTCAATTCCCTCCTGAAGTAATCTGACTTTGCAAAGAAggccaaaaacaaacatgtcagACCTAAAATACAGCGAATCAAGTGGGATCCGTTGTGTTTTAATCCTCTCAGATGCTGTATATGTTTCTTTGTCTGCGTGTATCTACACCTCTGGTGTAGATACACGCATGAAATCTCATGGGGAGTATcacaaggattttctttttttcctttcatttttggTCTAACCTTTAAATTTGAGAGTTGGGTA comes from Fundulus heteroclitus isolate FHET01 chromosome 4, MU-UCD_Fhet_4.1, whole genome shotgun sequence and encodes:
- the zdhhc7 gene encoding palmitoyltransferase ZDHHC7, which translates into the protein MQSSNHRLRDMEQHHPLLSAGADVETGSLGAGVMVGGPNSGHTAANRTVWFIQDSCGMVCATMTWFLVLYAEFVVNFVMLLPAKSFWYSLLNGATFNSLAVLALASHLRTMLTDPGAVPKGNATKEYMESLQLKPGEVIYKCPKCCSIKPERAHHCSICKRCIRKMDHHCPWVNNCVGEKNQRFFVLFTMYIALISAHALGLSGMHFFTCIKVQWNECSNFSPGVSVLLLIFLCLEAILFLTFTAVMFGTQIHSICNDETEIERLKNEKPTWERHMRWDGMKSVFGGPPSLLWCNPFTGLRLRRLLVVTQGRRAGSEFSV